The genomic interval CCCCCCCATCAAACCCATCGAACAGACCCAGAAGGAGGCGGCCCGCTGGTACCTCCTCGTCGCGCTTTACCACGGCGGCGGAAACCATGTCGCCGAGGCCGTTCTCCTCTCCACCATACAGGCCGTCCCCATCCAGACCGACGCCGCGGTCATCCGCGCCCAGCTCAAGTACCTCGAGTCCGCCGGACTCGCCCAAATTTGCAAACTCCCCGACGGGCGCATCACCGCGGCCATAACACAATCCGGGTGCGATGTCTACGAGTACAACGCGGACTGCCCGCCCGGCATCGCGCGCCCGCGGAAATACTACTGAGCATGCCCCCCAAATCCAAAATAGCCGCCCTGCCCGCCGACGTGCGCCGCTGGCTTGACGCCGCCCTCGCCGAGGGGAACTTCTCCGGGTACGACCTGCTCTCCTCGGCCCTCCAGGAGCGCGGCTACGGGATTTCGCGGGCCTCAGTACACCGCTACGGACAGCGCCTCGAAAGGCGGCTCGCCGCAATCCGCGCCTCCACCGAGGCCGCAAGGGCCATCGCCGAGACCGCCCCCGACGACGCCGACCACCGCTCCGCCGCCGTCATCAGCCTCGTCCAGTCCGAGCTCTTCGAGATGATTCTCAAGCTCGAGGAGGCCGGGGAGGGCGCCGAGCCCGGCGAGCGCGTCGCCCTCCTCTCCTCCGCCTCCCGCTCCATTGCCGACCTCGCCCGCGCCTCCATCGCACAGAAAAAACACGCCGAGACCGTCCGCCAGCGCGACCTCCAGAAACTCCGCGAACTGGAAAATGACGCGCGGGAAAAGAGGTCGGCGCTGGACCCGGAGACCCTGCGCATGGTCCGCGAAACACTCTACGGGGGTTGACATGGCCGCCCGCAAAAAAGACAAACCGACCCTGGGCTGCTCCCCGGCGCGGATGCCCGTCCGTGTAAGTCCGTGCAAGTCCGTGTCCGTCCGTGTTCCTGCTCCTGCTCTTGCTCTTGCTCTTGCTCTGCCCGTCCGTGTCCGTCCGTGCAAGTCCGTGTCCACCCCTCCACTTTCCATTGTCCACTGTCCATTCTCCATTATCCATTGGGTCTCCCCATGATCCCCCCAGTCCTCTACCCCTACCAACTGCGCTATCTGCGCGACCCGGCCAAGTTCAAGGCCGCCATGTTCGCCCGACAGACGGGGAAGACCTTCACCACCACCCTCGAGATAGTCAACCACGTCCTCGAGGGCATGGCCGCCGGAAAACCAGCCCGCTGGACCATCATGTCCATCTCCAAGGCACGCGCCCTGGACGCCATGGACAACGGGGTAAAACTGCATTTGCAGGCCTATAAAACCGCCTTCAAGGCCGTCGAGGTGGACCTGGGCGGCGATGACCTCGCCTTCGAGGTTCGCCTTCCAGGCGGCTCCAGAATCCGCGCCATCGCCGCCAACGCGACCACCGCCCGCGGCATGACGGAAAACCTCTTCCTCGACGAGTTCGCCTTCCACAAGGACTCGCGCGCCATCTGGACCGCCCTGCTGCCCGTCGTCTCGCGCCCCGAGCTCATGCTCCGCATCGCCTCCACACCGAACGGCAAAAACAACAAGTTCTACGAGATCATGGCCGACAACGACGGCCTCTTCTCCCGGCACACCACCGACATTTACCAGGCCGTGGCGGACGGACTGCCCCGCGACATCGAAATGCTCCGGAAGGCCATGAAGGACCCCGCCGCGTGGGCCCAGGAATTCGAGTGCCGCTTCGTGGACGGCGGCGCCGCATGGCTCTCTTTCGACATCATCGGCGCCTGCGAGTCGGCCTCCGCCGGAAATCCGGCCCTATACGCCGGGCAGCCCTGCGCGGTCGGAATGGACATCGCCCGCCGCGGCGACCTCACGGTCATCACCGTCCTGGAAAACATCTTCGGGCTCTGGATCGCCCGCGAGATCATCGAGCTGCAAAACGTCAAGTTCTCCGACCAGATGGCCGAGCTCGCACGCGTCATGCGCCAGTACCGTGTTGTCTGCGCCGCCATTGACCAGACCGGCATGGGCGAGAAGTTCGTCGAGGACGCGAAGGACCTCTTCGGAAAGGAAAGGGTCGCCGGCATCCTCTTCACAGGACCCGCGAAACTGAACATGGCCACCGCCCTCAAGGAGGCCATGGAGGACCGCAAACTACTCATCCCCGTCTCCGTCGAACTGCGCGGCGACCTCCATTCCGTCAAGCGCGTCCAGGGCGCCTCCGGCGCGCCAAGGCTCGTCGCCGACAGAAGCGAGGTCGAGGGCTCCCACGCCGACCGCTTCTGGTCGCTGGCACTCGCGGTCCTGGCCTCCGCCGGCGAGGTGGTGGACTTCTCCCTGTGCGCGTCCGCCGGGACAACCGCCGGCGCCGCCCTGAACGACTACGAATCAACCGACCGGGGATGGGGAACCGTGACGAGGGTTGCAAATGGCTACTGAAACAAAAATACAGGGACCGGCCCGTGTGGGACCGGCGCCCCCGCCGGTCATGCCCCGCCGAAGCGCCACGGCGAAGGCGGGCCTGCGCCGAAGCGCCCCGGTGAAGGCGGGTCCGTGCCCGTCCGTGTCCGTCCGTGTCCGTCCGTGTCTGTCGGCGCCGACCCCGGGGAGATACCGCCATGCCGCCTGAGAAACCGCACATCCCGGAGGTCGCAACCGTCCTTGGCGGGCGCGACATCACCCGCGGCTATGTGGACGGACTGCCCACGCTGCCGCCCACGGACCGCATCATGGCCCTGGCCGGCGGATGGCGCGGCTACGAGGAGCTCCTGCGCGACGACCAGGTCCAGGCCACCTTCTCGCAGCGGCGCCTCGCCGTCGTCAGAAAGCCATGGTCCGTCGAGCCCGGCGGCGGCCGCCGCAACGACAAACGCGCCGCGGAACTGGTCAGAAACACCCTCGAAACCCTGCCGTGGGACGACATCACCGACCAGATGCTCTACGCCCGCTTCTTCGGATTCGCCGTCGCCGAAATCCTCTGGGCGGCCGGACCGGACGGGATCAGCGTCCGCGACATCCGCGTCCGCGACCGCGCGCGCTTCGCCTTCGCGCCGGACGGCGCCCTGCGCATGTTCACCATGTCCGCGCCGCACGGCGAGGCCCTTCCGGACCGCAAGTTCTGGGTGGCCTCCGTCGGCGCGTCGCACCATGACGAGCCCTACGGGCGCGGGCTGGCAAACGCCCTGTACTGGCCCGTGTGGTTCAAGCGAAACGGCGCGAAGTTCTGGGCCGTCCACCTCGAAAAATTCGGCGCCCCCACACCGCTCGGAAAATTCCCCAAGGGAACCGGGGAGATTGAGCGCCAAAGGCTGCTCCAGGCCTTGCAGGCCATGCAGACCGACGCCGGGGTCATCATCCCCGAGGGAATGACCGTCGAGCTCATCGAGGCCACCAGGAGCGGAAACGCGGGCCATCACGAATGGATGCAGTACTGGGACGGCGCAATAGCAAAGACGGTCCTCGGCCAGACCATGACCACCGACAACGGAAGCTCCCTCGCCCAGGCCCAGGTCCACATGCAGGTCCGCGAGGATTTCACCGCCTCGGACGCGGACCTCATCTGCGCCAGCGCATGCGGCTCATGGGTGCGATGGCTCGTCGAATACAACCTCCCAGGCGCCGCCGTCCCCCGCGTCTGGCGCGAGACCGAGGTCCAGGAGGACCTCAAAACCCGCGCCGAACGCGACACCGCCCTGCGCGGAATCGGCTACCGAATCACCCCCGAGGCCGTCAAGCGGGTCTACGGCGACGACTACGAGCCCGTCACCGATGAAGGCAACGGTGTGCCCCCGTCCACTCCGTCCACCCCGTCCACTTCGTCCACAACGCCAGCAGACGGCCCCGAATTTTCCGAGTCGGGCCAGCCGCCCGCGCCGTTCCCCGACCAGGAGGCCCTCGACCAGGCGCTCGACGGCCTGTCCCGGGAAACCCTCGACGCCCAGACACGCGCCCTGCTCGAACCCGTCATGCGCGCCCTCGAGGACGCGAGCGACGACCCGGTGGCCTT from Candidatus Hydrogenedentota bacterium carries:
- a CDS encoding terminase; amino-acid sequence: MIPPVLYPYQLRYLRDPAKFKAAMFARQTGKTFTTTLEIVNHVLEGMAAGKPARWTIMSISKARALDAMDNGVKLHLQAYKTAFKAVEVDLGGDDLAFEVRLPGGSRIRAIAANATTARGMTENLFLDEFAFHKDSRAIWTALLPVVSRPELMLRIASTPNGKNNKFYEIMADNDGLFSRHTTDIYQAVADGLPRDIEMLRKAMKDPAAWAQEFECRFVDGGAAWLSFDIIGACESASAGNPALYAGQPCAVGMDIARRGDLTVITVLENIFGLWIAREIIELQNVKFSDQMAELARVMRQYRVVCAAIDQTGMGEKFVEDAKDLFGKERVAGILFTGPAKLNMATALKEAMEDRKLLIPVSVELRGDLHSVKRVQGASGAPRLVADRSEVEGSHADRFWSLALAVLASAGEVVDFSLCASAGTTAGAALNDYESTDRGWGTVTRVANGY
- a CDS encoding DUF3486 family protein; translation: MPPKSKIAALPADVRRWLDAALAEGNFSGYDLLSSALQERGYGISRASVHRYGQRLERRLAAIRASTEAARAIAETAPDDADHRSAAVISLVQSELFEMILKLEEAGEGAEPGERVALLSSASRSIADLARASIAQKKHAETVRQRDLQKLRELENDAREKRSALDPETLRMVRETLYGG
- a CDS encoding DUF935 family protein is translated as MPPEKPHIPEVATVLGGRDITRGYVDGLPTLPPTDRIMALAGGWRGYEELLRDDQVQATFSQRRLAVVRKPWSVEPGGGRRNDKRAAELVRNTLETLPWDDITDQMLYARFFGFAVAEILWAAGPDGISVRDIRVRDRARFAFAPDGALRMFTMSAPHGEALPDRKFWVASVGASHHDEPYGRGLANALYWPVWFKRNGAKFWAVHLEKFGAPTPLGKFPKGTGEIERQRLLQALQAMQTDAGVIIPEGMTVELIEATRSGNAGHHEWMQYWDGAIAKTVLGQTMTTDNGSSLAQAQVHMQVREDFTASDADLICASACGSWVRWLVEYNLPGAAVPRVWRETEVQEDLKTRAERDTALRGIGYRITPEAVKRVYGDDYEPVTDEGNGVPPSTPSTPSTSSTTPADGPEFSESGQPPAPFPDQEALDQALDGLSRETLDAQTRALLEPVMRALEDASDDPVAFLGWLAEHYPAQGPDDLDDLLTRLLFVSELWGEGNA